Part of the Candidatus Eisenbacteria bacterium genome, AGAAGCCCCACGCGCCGAGGACCGATCTGGCCTCCCTCACGATCTACGTGGCCAACGTGAAGCCCCTGGAAGAGACCCTGAAGGAATGCGTCCGCCTCGAGTGTTTCGAGCTTGGCCGCGACCTGGTGCCCCGGATGATGAGCCGCCACAGGGTCTTCGGATACGAGTTCGGGGGATACTGGGCCTACGCCCGCACCATCGACGACTACTACCAGGCCGCGCAGGATCTGATCCTCGGACGGATCGATCTCGACGCATGGCAGATCCGGACGAACCTGCAGGACTCGGGCGTCGCCGTATCCCCGCCTCCGTTCATGGCGGCCGGAGCCGAGGTGCGCAACTCCCTCATCAGCGCGGGGTGCGCGATCGAGGGGACCGTGCGCGGCAGCATCCTCTCACCCGGGGTCCGGGTCGGCCCCGGGGCCATCGTCGAGGGATCGGTCGTTTTCCAGCGCGCGCGGATCGAGGAAGGGGCCCGCGTGCAGCGCGCAATCCTCGACAAGTCTGTCGTGGTCGGCAGGGGATGCCGCGTCGGGGGGCCCTGTCTGATCGGTGAGAAGCCGGAAGGCGGCTCCCCGGGCGAGGCGGGAATCGCCGTCATCGGCAAGGGCGCGCGTATCGCGCCGGGAGCCGCCCTTCCCCCGGGCGAGGTCCTCTCCCCCGGCGCCATCTGGGAGAGGGAGTGATGCGGTCCGCGGCGGGAGCGGCTCGATGAGCCCGGGCATGGCGACCGTGGACATGCGCCGCACGATCGCTCTGCTCCTCGCCGGCGGCGAGGGGAGCCGGCTCAATGTCCTCGTCCACAAGCGGGCCAAGCCCGCGGTCCCCTTCGGGGCGATCTACAGGATCATCGACTTCGCCCTGAGCAACGTGATGCATTCGGGCCTGGAGAAGGTCGGGATCCTGACGCAGTACATGCCCTATAGCCTCACAGACCACATAGGGATCGGCGAGAGCTGGGGAATGATCGGCCGCTCGCGCGAGATGAGGATCCTCCCCCCCCACACCGGCCAGCGCGGCTCCGACTGGTACAGGGGGACCGCGGACGCCATCTACCGCAACCTGAGCTACATCGACAGGCATCAGGCGGATCTGATCCTGATCCTCTCCGGCGACCACGTCTACCGGATGGACTATGCGCCGATGATCGCCGAGCACGTCCGCTCCGGCGCCGACGCCACGATCGCCGTCCGCGAGGTCCCGATGGAGGAAGCCGGCAACTTCGGAACAGTCCTCGCCGATGAGGCCGGCCGGATCACCGGGTTCGAGGAGAAGCCCAGGACTCCGCGATCGAATCTCATCTCGATGGGGATCTACGTCTTCTCGCGGCGCGCTCTGAAAGAGGAG contains:
- a CDS encoding glucose-1-phosphate adenylyltransferase, yielding MAEESISLPRTVAMVLAGGRVGEFSVLTLDRPKSAIPFGGHYRIIDFPLSNLMHAGINQVGILSQYRPSSLIDHVGVGESWDFVGLERGAKMLPPFRGAEASDWYRGNADAVYRNLNFLHDNGAELALIVSGDHIYRMDYREIIRFHLERGADLTIAFKRMGSLVHQRFGYGEMDSDGRLVGYEEKPHAPRTDLASLTIYVANVKPLEETLKECVRLECFELGRDLVPRMMSRHRVFGYEFGGYWAYARTIDDYYQAAQDLILGRIDLDAWQIRTNLQDSGVAVSPPPFMAAGAEVRNSLISAGCAIEGTVRGSILSPGVRVGPGAIVEGSVVFQRARIEEGARVQRAILDKSVVVGRGCRVGGPCLIGEKPEGGSPGEAGIAVIGKGARIAPGAALPPGEVLSPGAIWERE